A stretch of DNA from Mugil cephalus isolate CIBA_MC_2020 chromosome 12, CIBA_Mcephalus_1.1, whole genome shotgun sequence:
aaatgttttgtaaatttaatttaatttaaaaaaaaaggcaaccgGAAACAAGGGATAGTCTCGCGTTGCCAAGCCTAACATCGCGAGAAGAGACAGGAGTTTCTCTGTTCGAgtttctaaactttggactccTCATCCCACGGTTGTTTACAGTCCTTACATCGCGGTTAATCTTCATGGTAACGCGGTTTAGAGGCGTTTGTCCCGGTTTAGAGGTGAAATGAAAGCTGTGATTCTCGCCGCCGGGTACGGTACCAGGTTGCAGAGGGATGTGGAGGCAGACTGCAGCGGGAAGGTCGCTCACCTGGCAGGTAGAGCCAAGCCGCTGCTGCAGGTGGGACGATGCGCCTTGATATCCCACTGGGTCCACGCCCTGACCTCCTCTGGCTGCGTGGACTGCATTTATGTTATAGTGAGTACAACTGTTCCATCTATTATGTTTCACATAATACTAGGACCAGAAAGGTTTGTTTAAAGTATATTTTACCAGACATCTGaactgaatgaatgactgaatctGTTTCTTATCTCTTTCCACTGTTGTTCTCCACAGACCAACGCTCTCTACCACGCTGCATTCACAGAATGGGCTGCACAGTTCACAAATGTAAAGATTCTCAGTGATCAGACACGAAGCAACGATGTAAGTTCATTTAATCTACTCTCAGAATTActcccaaacaaaaaaacgtccATACCTTCCTCTCTTGACTCATTAATGTAGGTCCCACTGTGCAAGCGAGTGTCTTTTaaagcatattttatttcattaaaccGTGTCTGTTTCCACTCAAAAGGAACGTCTTGGTGCAGTGGCGTGCCTGCAGCTTACAGTAAAACACTTCAACATAGAAGACCATGTTGTAGTTATTGGGGGGTGAGTTCCTATTTCTAAACTTATCAGGTGTGTGAAGTGTTAAATTTGGTCCTTTACTCCCTGTCTCCTCACTAAACAGTGACACACTCTTCAAAGAAGATTTCAGCCTCGGTGAAGTTCAGCAGAAGTTTGCTGACGTGCGAGTAAAGAGTGAGGACGGATGTCTGCTTCTCTCGTACCAGTGCAAAGACGAAGGTGACTCCCTCAAGCAGCCTCACTTAAACTAGGCTGTAAGTTAACACTTGAAAATAAAGAGGTATGatcatgttgtgtgtttgtgtctgtacaGAAACACGTAAATATGGAATACTGGA
This window harbors:
- the zgc:136439 gene encoding uncharacterized protein zgc:136439, whose amino-acid sequence is MKAVILAAGYGTRLQRDVEADCSGKVAHLAGRAKPLLQVGRCALISHWVHALTSSGCVDCIYVITNALYHAAFTEWAAQFTNVKILSDQTRSNDERLGAVACLQLTVKHFNIEDHVVVIGGDTLFKEDFSLGEVQQKFADVRVKSEDGCLLLSYQCKDEETRKYGILEVDGDLRVLCMKEKPLPSETKSRRACPCFYVFSKNTLPLLDMFLEQKKNAPIEEKDAPGNFVSWLIPRKPVYVHEISGRFDVGNLSSYIECDLYFREKLQDVTSYMV